TTTCCTGGGGCATGCTGTAGATACTACCGAATATTTTTGGATTAATTCTGGTCAGGTGTTCCGTGAGAAAGTCCTTCTCTTCATTGGCCAGATCTGTGAATTTAATACCGTAGGATATGCCAATTTTCTCCAGGAAGGTCTGACTTTTCTCAGGATTCCCTGAAATTCCAGGGATGGCTGGTTGGAATGTGTGTGCCAGGGCTTTATAGAGGGGTTCATCCTTGGAGGATATTTTCAGGTCTTCGTGTTCTTCCACTACACCCGCTTCGGTGGCTTCGGTGAGTATGGTCTGGTTCACTCCACTAAAACCATCTGCATATTGCATATCTCCAAAGGCACCCACCAGAGCCAATCCTGTTAAGTTAACTTTGTTAAGGGGTTTCACTGTGAGATAGGTTACTCCAGAGGCACTCACATCACGGGTTCCGTCCAATCCGAACAAGTGGGGGTTCACGTGCACCAGAGTTTCCTCATCATCTCCAGTGCTATCCATGGTCTGGTGGTGGTCGGCGATTATGGCCTGGCCCTTGAGTCGGCCAATCCTCTCCACATAGCCACTTCCCATATCACAGAAAAAGAAGAGTTCATATTTCTCCTGGGAAAGACGGTCTAGAGTTTCCTCATTAAGTCGGGGGACCATGGTAACATGGAATTTCCCACCTTCCTGGGAGATGGCATTGCAGATAACACCTGCCGCTGATATACCATCAGCATCATTGTGGGAGATAACTCTCACCACATGATCCTGATCTAAATGCTCCTTAAGGAGCATGCAAGCTTCTTCAGCTCTATTTAACAAGTAGTGCTGCTTTTTGTGGGTCATATCTCCATCCTTCAGGGA
This DNA window, taken from Methanobacterium subterraneum, encodes the following:
- a CDS encoding single-stranded-DNA-specific exonuclease RecJ, translating into MTHKKQHYLLNRAEEACMLLKEHLDQDHVVRVISHNDADGISAAGVICNAISQEGGKFHVTMVPRLNEETLDRLSQEKYELFFFCDMGSGYVERIGRLKGQAIIADHHQTMDSTGDDEETLVHVNPHLFGLDGTRDVSASGVTYLTVKPLNKVNLTGLALVGAFGDMQYADGFSGVNQTILTEATEAGVVEEHEDLKISSKDEPLYKALAHTFQPAIPGISGNPEKSQTFLEKIGISYGIKFTDLANEEKDFLTEHLTRINPKIFGSIYSMPQETPALRNLEDYALILDACGKNKNYAVGLSICLGERKSAITEGVEFLSKYRESLIRGIRWISREGSQEMDYVQYLYTEDKENKKIMGTLASLGIELEILNSQKPVITLSRMHNLVKISGRTTLEMTQKGVNLGFALEQASKSFNGAGGGHNIAAGAVVPYKELENFKNLVNDIVSTQVS